One genomic window of Microcoleus sp. FACHB-831 includes the following:
- a CDS encoding sodium:calcium antiporter, with protein MLEFANDSLEFSIGLFLISALAIVISGTFMTAIADRLAKETGLGEALMGALFLGFSTSLPGIVTSVAAAAGGYPELAIGNALGDIAAQTAFLGIADITYLETNLEYSAATAATLTQGTLLIVLLAIPLLAVGYPSVTFWGIHPASFGLIAAYLFGLRLVAAAQSLPMWKPNNTGETIVDKPEAAEPNSPGLIGLWLRFFLLAAVLGVAGYGVEQAGVFIANSTSLSQNVVGSLFTALSTSLPELVTTVVAVRRGALTLAVSGVLGGNTFDVLVLALCDVAFRNGSIYQALTQREVFVLALTILMTGILLLGLLRREEHGIGNIGFESVFLLLLYVGGFALVFFSN; from the coding sequence ATGCTGGAATTTGCTAACGATTCACTTGAGTTTAGTATTGGTCTGTTTTTAATATCAGCTTTGGCAATAGTCATCAGCGGCACCTTTATGACTGCGATCGCCGATCGTTTGGCTAAAGAAACCGGGCTTGGCGAAGCCTTGATGGGAGCCTTATTTCTGGGATTTAGCACCTCCTTGCCTGGAATCGTTACCTCCGTCGCTGCTGCTGCCGGAGGCTACCCAGAACTAGCCATCGGCAATGCTCTAGGCGATATCGCCGCCCAAACAGCTTTTCTAGGAATTGCCGATATAACTTACCTTGAAACCAATCTAGAATACTCCGCTGCCACCGCTGCAACGCTGACGCAGGGAACCCTGCTCATAGTCCTATTAGCAATTCCTCTACTGGCAGTAGGTTACCCATCCGTCACTTTTTGGGGAATCCATCCGGCTTCATTTGGACTCATAGCAGCGTATTTGTTCGGTTTGCGTCTGGTAGCTGCGGCTCAATCCCTCCCAATGTGGAAACCAAATAACACAGGGGAGACAATTGTTGACAAACCAGAAGCAGCCGAGCCAAATAGTCCGGGATTGATTGGGTTATGGTTGCGTTTCTTTTTGCTGGCGGCAGTTCTTGGAGTCGCAGGGTATGGGGTCGAACAAGCTGGAGTATTCATTGCCAACTCCACAAGCCTTTCACAGAATGTAGTTGGCAGTCTGTTTACCGCTTTGTCAACATCACTGCCGGAACTCGTGACCACAGTCGTGGCGGTAAGGCGGGGAGCGCTGACGCTAGCAGTCAGCGGCGTCCTCGGTGGCAATACCTTTGATGTGTTGGTCTTGGCTTTGTGTGACGTGGCGTTTCGCAATGGCTCAATTTATCAAGCTTTAACACAACGCGAAGTTTTTGTGCTTGCCTTGACCATCTTGATGACTGGCATTCTGCTGTTGGGCTTGTTGCGTCGGGAAGAGCATGGAATTGGCAATATCGGCTTCGAGAGCGTTTTCTTGCTGCTGCTTTATGTAGGTGGATTTGCCCTAGTCTTTTTCTCTAATTAA